One window from the genome of Cyclobacterium amurskyense encodes:
- a CDS encoding L-rhamnose mutarotase → MNRYCLALDLKDDPKIIEQYIEHHKRVSDEIIASIKNADIQVMDIYLTGNRLFMIMEVGDTFSFEEKAKMDESNEKVQEWEGLMSTLQQTLPWAKPGEKWVLMEKIFSL, encoded by the coding sequence ATGAATAGATATTGCCTTGCCCTGGATTTAAAGGATGACCCTAAAATTATTGAACAGTATATTGAACACCATAAAAGGGTTTCTGACGAAATTATTGCGAGCATTAAAAATGCAGATATTCAAGTGATGGATATCTACCTGACAGGGAATCGCCTTTTTATGATTATGGAAGTTGGGGACACTTTTTCTTTTGAGGAAAAAGCCAAAATGGATGAAAGCAATGAGAAAGTTCAAGAATGGGAAGGGTTAATGAGTACGCTCCAACAAACGCTTCCCTGGGCCAAGCCTGGTGAAAAATGGGTGCTTATGGAAAAGATCTTTTCCTTATAA
- a CDS encoding NAD(P) transhydrogenase subunit alpha produces the protein MEAIIEYISTNQQELYIFILAIFVGVEVISKVPTVLHTPLMSGSNALSGVVIVGSIIVLGKTDPANYLALSLGFLAVLLATLNVVGGFAVTNRMLEMFKKKPGKK, from the coding sequence ATGGAAGCGATTATTGAATATATATCAACTAACCAACAAGAACTTTATATTTTCATTCTGGCGATATTCGTAGGGGTTGAGGTAATTTCGAAAGTACCTACTGTACTTCATACTCCACTTATGTCAGGTTCAAATGCCCTTTCAGGCGTTGTGATCGTGGGATCCATAATAGTTCTGGGAAAAACAGACCCTGCAAACTATCTGGCCTTGTCACTAGGTTTTTTGGCAGTATTACTTGCTACACTTAATGTGGTAGGTGGATTCGCTGTTACCAACAGAATGTTAGAGATGTTTAAGAAAAAACCAGGTAAAAAATAA
- a CDS encoding amidohydrolase family protein, whose protein sequence is MIKKIDAHQHFWRYDPIDYSWINEEMLSLKKDFLPDDLFPILEENGVEGTVAVQAFQDEKENDFLLDLAEKHPFILAVVGWIDLKSEELPVRLSKYKSYKKLKGFRHVLQDEADPEYILNQAFQRGLKTIIGLGYTYDLLVLPHQIKGAIKTVSNFESGSFVLDHLAKPDIKNGQNEQWKENIKALAEYPNVHCKLSGMITEAAWNQWEEKDFYPYMDTVMEAFGEDRLMFGSDWPVCKLSGSYEQVVGLMEGYFKGHSESTLQKIWHTNAINFYQL, encoded by the coding sequence GATTAATGAGGAGATGCTCAGTTTGAAGAAGGATTTCCTCCCAGATGATTTATTTCCAATTTTAGAGGAAAATGGAGTTGAAGGAACAGTCGCTGTTCAAGCATTTCAGGATGAAAAAGAAAATGACTTCCTCTTGGACTTGGCAGAAAAACACCCATTTATCTTGGCTGTGGTGGGATGGATAGATTTAAAGTCTGAGGAATTGCCTGTGAGGTTAAGCAAATATAAATCATATAAAAAATTAAAAGGCTTTAGACATGTCCTACAGGATGAAGCTGATCCGGAATACATCCTTAATCAAGCCTTTCAGCGTGGACTAAAAACCATTATTGGCCTTGGGTATACCTATGACCTTTTAGTGCTTCCACATCAAATAAAAGGGGCCATCAAGACTGTGTCCAATTTTGAGAGCGGAAGCTTTGTACTAGATCACTTGGCCAAGCCGGATATCAAAAATGGACAGAATGAGCAATGGAAGGAGAACATCAAAGCATTGGCAGAGTATCCGAATGTCCATTGTAAGCTCTCAGGAATGATTACAGAAGCGGCATGGAATCAATGGGAGGAGAAAGACTTTTACCCCTATATGGATACGGTAATGGAGGCCTTTGGAGAAGATCGGCTCATGTTTGGCTCTGATTGGCCGGTTTGTAAATTGTCCGGTAGCTATGAACAGGTAGTAGGACTAATGGAAGGGTATTTTAAAGGACATTCTGAGTCTACATTACAAAAAATATGGCATACGAATGCGATAAATTTTTATCAACTTTAA
- a CDS encoding sulfatase family protein, whose protein sequence is MISTFARMTRFLQEKATPNIVIIYADDMGYGDLGIQNSESKIPTPYLDQLASEGMLFTDAHSSSGICSPSRYALLTGSYHWRRQHGIIDAFGKPFFNDTDITLPQVLKTKGYETACIGKWHLGWDWPFKNEPSGEVMQWGKMRKVYLPQDIDWSQPISGGPLDRGFDYYYGDGTINFPPYAWVENDRLPIKPNASMDIQNIGFSTKEGDWEFRPGPKVEGWNPYEVLPSLTDNAVEYINTRDPKEPFFLYLALPSPHAPIIPNDEFDGKSKAGAYGDFMVQTDWVAGQVIQAIKDKGLEENTIVIFSADNGPEGYAWKRAEDYGHFSMGDFRGLKRDVWEGGHHVPFIIKWPGKIKEGSVSQETISQIDLMATLAEIAGASLPENAAPDSYNLLPVLKSEPYPTPLREATVHNTYATKWGIRKGKWLYIDDSTGGHRPLPPSFKALKGYSDFKTAGLLFNMEEDPEQRVNLYLEHQEKVKELEALLQKYRESARSVPLKTKN, encoded by the coding sequence ATGATCTCAACTTTCGCTAGAATGACTCGCTTTTTACAGGAAAAGGCCACTCCAAATATTGTAATTATTTATGCTGATGATATGGGCTATGGAGACCTGGGAATCCAAAACTCAGAATCTAAAATTCCTACACCTTATCTTGACCAACTGGCCTCAGAAGGAATGCTCTTTACTGACGCACACAGTTCTTCCGGTATTTGCTCTCCAAGTAGGTATGCACTATTAACAGGGAGTTACCATTGGAGACGGCAACATGGGATTATAGACGCTTTTGGTAAACCCTTTTTCAATGATACTGACATAACACTTCCTCAGGTATTAAAGACCAAAGGTTATGAGACGGCTTGTATTGGGAAATGGCACCTGGGTTGGGATTGGCCATTCAAAAATGAGCCCTCTGGAGAAGTCATGCAATGGGGTAAAATGCGAAAAGTTTATTTGCCGCAAGATATAGATTGGAGTCAACCAATTTCCGGGGGACCTTTAGATCGAGGTTTCGACTACTATTATGGTGATGGCACCATCAATTTCCCACCTTATGCATGGGTAGAAAATGACCGACTACCAATTAAACCCAATGCATCAATGGATATTCAAAATATAGGATTCTCCACCAAAGAAGGAGATTGGGAATTTAGGCCTGGGCCTAAGGTAGAAGGTTGGAATCCCTATGAAGTATTGCCTAGCTTGACTGATAATGCGGTAGAATACATAAATACTAGAGATCCTAAAGAACCGTTTTTCCTTTATTTGGCTTTGCCCTCACCGCATGCGCCCATAATTCCAAATGATGAATTTGATGGGAAATCAAAGGCTGGAGCGTATGGAGATTTTATGGTGCAAACAGATTGGGTAGCAGGTCAGGTAATTCAAGCCATCAAAGACAAGGGCTTAGAGGAAAATACCATCGTGATATTCAGTGCGGACAATGGACCTGAAGGTTATGCTTGGAAGAGGGCAGAGGACTATGGGCATTTTAGCATGGGCGACTTTCGTGGTCTCAAACGTGATGTTTGGGAAGGAGGACATCATGTGCCGTTTATTATTAAATGGCCAGGAAAAATAAAGGAAGGGTCAGTTTCTCAGGAAACCATCTCACAAATTGATTTAATGGCCACTTTAGCTGAAATAGCAGGAGCAAGCCTTCCTGAAAATGCTGCCCCTGACAGTTATAATCTTTTGCCGGTATTGAAATCAGAACCTTACCCAACACCATTGAGGGAAGCAACCGTCCACAATACGTATGCAACGAAATGGGGAATAAGGAAAGGTAAATGGTTGTACATAGATGATTCAACGGGTGGACATAGGCCCTTGCCTCCATCCTTCAAAGCATTGAAAGGATATTCTGATTTCAAGACAGCGGGTCTCCTTTTTAATATGGAAGAAGATCCGGAGCAAAGAGTGAATTTGTACCTAGAACATCAGGAGAAGGTTAAAGAATTGGAAGCGCTTCTTCAAAAATACCGTGAATCAGCTAGGTCTGTTCCATTAAAAACAAAAAACTAA
- a CDS encoding methyltransferase domain-containing protein — translation MEDIWIKKWNERYGNEAYAYGEAPNLFFEEKIKELKVGKMLLPAEGEGRNAVFAAKLGWAVFAFDQSNEGKKKALKLAEKNGVSIDYQVNDLAMVNYSKEEFDVIGLIYAHFPAKLKSQYHKILDGYLKIGGTVILEAFSKNNLAYRAKNEKIGGPRDLDSLFSVEEIKADFSNYTIIQLEEKEVELGEGVYHNGKGSVIRFVGQKK, via the coding sequence ATGGAAGATATTTGGATAAAAAAATGGAATGAAAGGTATGGCAATGAAGCCTATGCCTATGGAGAAGCACCTAACTTATTTTTCGAAGAAAAAATAAAGGAATTAAAGGTTGGAAAAATGCTATTGCCCGCAGAAGGGGAGGGTAGAAATGCGGTATTTGCTGCAAAATTGGGTTGGGCTGTTTTTGCTTTTGACCAAAGTAATGAAGGTAAGAAGAAGGCCTTGAAATTGGCTGAAAAGAACGGAGTAAGTATAGATTATCAGGTTAACGACCTGGCAATGGTGAATTACTCTAAAGAAGAGTTTGATGTTATTGGCCTTATTTACGCTCATTTTCCAGCAAAACTAAAATCCCAATACCACAAAATACTGGACGGATATTTAAAAATAGGAGGAACAGTTATCCTTGAGGCTTTTAGCAAAAATAATTTGGCTTATAGAGCTAAAAATGAAAAGATAGGAGGGCCTAGAGATTTAGATTCACTTTTTTCTGTGGAAGAGATCAAAGCTGACTTCAGTAATTATACCATTATACAATTAGAAGAAAAAGAGGTTGAACTAGGGGAAGGGGTGTATCATAATGGAAAAGGATCTGTCATTAGGTTTGTAGGACAGAAAAAATAA
- a CDS encoding NAD(P)(+) transhydrogenase (Re/Si-specific) subunit beta, with protein sequence MILQIIDICYLIAVVLFIVGIKMMSHPDSARKGNSIALSGMILAILASFLTPGLDNLVLILIAMALGTIGGIYSAKTVQMTAMPQLVSFFNGMGGAAAALIGLVEYGDLPVDDIGKGAVLMSSLVIGSVSFSGSLVAMGKLQGVLKDIRINKMLGFAVLGIAIALAAYILASAAPQPTLIYVLVVLSLIYGLMFVYPIGGADMPVVISLLNSLTGVTAATTGLLYDNKVMLMGGILVGSAGILLTLLMAKAMNRSVSNILFTSFGGGSGAAAAGQDGDQVAKEINSYDSSILLAYAKRVVIVPGYGLAVAQAQHAVHDLEKILEEKGVEVLYGIHPVAGRMPGHMNVLLAESDVSYDKLIEMDDMNEKLPNTDVVMVIGANDVVNPAANDDPSSPIYGMPILEVNKATNVIVIKRSMSSGYAGIQNALFFDPKTRMLFGDAKKVLNELVGEVKNM encoded by the coding sequence ATGATTTTACAGATAATAGATATTTGCTACCTGATAGCAGTAGTACTTTTTATCGTTGGTATCAAGATGATGAGTCATCCGGATTCTGCGCGTAAAGGTAATAGCATTGCCCTTTCAGGAATGATTTTGGCTATTTTAGCTTCTTTCCTGACTCCAGGTTTAGACAACCTTGTACTTATACTAATTGCAATGGCCCTAGGAACGATTGGAGGGATTTATTCTGCCAAAACCGTACAGATGACTGCCATGCCTCAGCTTGTATCCTTCTTCAATGGTATGGGTGGTGCTGCAGCAGCTCTTATAGGTCTCGTAGAATATGGTGACCTTCCAGTGGATGACATAGGCAAAGGAGCTGTACTTATGTCCAGCTTAGTCATTGGATCGGTTTCGTTTTCCGGGTCATTGGTAGCCATGGGTAAACTTCAGGGTGTTTTGAAAGATATTCGTATCAATAAAATGCTTGGCTTTGCAGTACTAGGGATAGCAATAGCATTAGCGGCTTACATACTTGCCTCTGCTGCCCCACAACCAACCCTAATTTATGTATTGGTGGTACTTTCTCTCATCTATGGATTAATGTTTGTTTACCCAATTGGTGGTGCAGATATGCCTGTAGTGATCTCACTACTCAATTCACTGACAGGGGTTACCGCTGCTACGACAGGTTTGCTTTATGACAATAAGGTAATGCTTATGGGTGGTATTTTGGTTGGTTCAGCAGGTATTCTACTTACTTTACTAATGGCCAAAGCCATGAACAGATCAGTTTCAAATATCCTATTTACCTCCTTTGGGGGTGGATCAGGAGCTGCGGCTGCGGGTCAAGATGGAGATCAAGTTGCTAAAGAAATCAATTCTTATGACTCTTCTATCCTTTTGGCTTACGCAAAACGTGTAGTAATTGTACCGGGATATGGTTTGGCTGTTGCACAGGCTCAGCATGCTGTGCATGATTTAGAAAAGATCCTTGAAGAAAAAGGTGTTGAAGTACTGTATGGTATTCACCCTGTAGCCGGTAGGATGCCAGGGCATATGAACGTGTTGCTAGCTGAATCAGATGTTTCTTATGACAAGCTTATCGAAATGGATGACATGAATGAGAAGTTACCCAATACCGATGTCGTAATGGTGATAGGTGCAAATGATGTAGTGAATCCAGCTGCAAATGATGATCCTTCCAGTCCTATATATGGAATGCCTATATTAGAAGTAAACAAGGCCACGAATGTCATTGTGATAAAAAGAAGTATGAGTTCAGGTTACGCCGGAATTCAAAACGCACTCTTTTTCGATCCTAAAACCAGAATGTTATTCGGAGATGCCAAGAAGGTGCTCAACGAACTCGTTGGAGAAGTTAAAAACATGTAA
- a CDS encoding alpha/beta hydrolase family protein, which produces MKTLLALLCMVGILIPVYGQKFEPNYDEDKVPEYQLPSLLNMENGKPVTNKRQWGKRRAELVEIFENEIYGKSPEWDGQITSRLIFENKDYLNGKATRKVIRLTLARAGETVDLDLLVFYPNLGKKVPAFLGLNFYGNHTISSDDQVAVPDTWVRNNEAMGSANNKPSEKGRGLRIDNWPYEDILSRGYGLVTLYYGQIDPDYADGFKNGVHALYPEGKRKPNSWASIAAWGWGLSRVMDYLEEEDWVDDKKVAVLGHSRLGKAALWAGATDERFGMVISNNSGCGGAALSRRAYGETIGQMINVIPYWFSDSFTVYDKKENELPVDQHQLLALMAPRPLYVASGVEDQWADPKGEFLSCVAASPAYELFGKEGVPAEVLPPLDQPVMGSIGYHIRSGGHGLLPYDWKQYLDFADKHF; this is translated from the coding sequence ATGAAAACATTACTTGCCCTATTATGTATGGTAGGCATTCTTATTCCCGTTTATGGTCAGAAATTTGAGCCAAATTACGATGAGGATAAGGTGCCTGAGTATCAGTTACCCAGCTTGCTAAATATGGAAAATGGTAAACCCGTCACCAACAAAAGGCAATGGGGGAAAAGGAGGGCGGAATTAGTGGAAATATTTGAAAATGAAATATATGGTAAATCTCCTGAATGGGATGGCCAAATTACTAGTCGACTAATTTTCGAAAATAAGGATTATTTGAATGGAAAGGCCACTCGTAAGGTTATAAGACTCACTTTAGCAAGAGCTGGGGAAACCGTTGATCTTGATTTGTTGGTGTTTTATCCCAATTTAGGTAAGAAGGTACCCGCATTTTTAGGGCTCAATTTTTATGGCAACCATACTATTTCTTCTGACGATCAAGTTGCTGTTCCAGACACATGGGTAAGAAACAATGAAGCCATGGGAAGTGCAAACAATAAGCCGTCTGAAAAAGGTAGGGGCCTAAGAATTGACAATTGGCCTTACGAGGATATTTTGTCCAGAGGATATGGCTTGGTTACCCTTTATTATGGTCAAATAGATCCTGATTATGCCGATGGTTTTAAGAATGGAGTTCATGCTTTGTATCCTGAAGGAAAAAGAAAGCCCAATTCCTGGGCAAGTATTGCTGCTTGGGGTTGGGGCCTTTCTCGAGTGATGGATTACCTGGAAGAGGAAGATTGGGTTGACGATAAGAAAGTTGCCGTATTGGGTCATAGCAGATTGGGTAAAGCAGCTTTATGGGCTGGAGCAACAGACGAAAGATTTGGTATGGTTATCTCCAATAATTCAGGTTGTGGGGGAGCAGCATTGTCTCGAAGAGCCTATGGAGAAACCATAGGGCAGATGATCAATGTTATTCCTTATTGGTTCTCAGATAGCTTTACTGTCTACGATAAAAAAGAAAATGAATTACCTGTAGATCAACACCAACTATTGGCTTTGATGGCACCTAGGCCTTTGTATGTTGCCAGTGGGGTAGAAGATCAGTGGGCAGATCCTAAGGGTGAGTTTTTATCCTGTGTAGCAGCTTCTCCAGCCTATGAGTTATTTGGAAAAGAAGGTGTGCCAGCAGAAGTGCTACCCCCTTTAGACCAACCTGTAATGGGGTCGATAGGTTATCATATTCGTTCAGGTGGCCATGGCTTGTTGCCTTACGACTGGAAACAATACCTTGATTTTGCGGACAAGCATTTTTAA
- a CDS encoding NAD-dependent epimerase/dehydratase family protein, with the protein MTKIDKSKPVMVTGANGYVASWLVKKLLDEGITVHAAVRNPNDEKKIGHLKTAAANSPGEIKFFAGDLLQAGSYKAAMEGCELVYHTASPFTMDIKDPQKELIDPALKGTADVLNTAKEVASVLRVVVTSSCAAIYTDAIDTVNAPEGRITEEVWNTTASLDYQPYSYSKTLAEKKAWEIEKSQSQWDLVTINMSLVLGPALNPANTTSESINILKMLGGGELKMGAPKMGLGVVDVRDVAEAHFRAGYTPEAKGRYITSAHDTDLLEMGAILLPKYGDKYPLPKRAMPKWLLMLIGPMANKLFTRKYIKNNVNVPFHADNSKIKKDLGIEFMPLKDTMEDSFRVLIDEGIIKGK; encoded by the coding sequence ATGACAAAAATAGATAAATCAAAACCTGTAATGGTCACAGGTGCCAATGGATATGTAGCCAGTTGGTTGGTCAAAAAACTACTGGATGAAGGAATCACTGTACATGCAGCTGTCCGGAATCCAAATGATGAAAAGAAAATTGGTCATTTAAAAACAGCCGCGGCAAATTCACCTGGTGAAATCAAATTCTTTGCTGGTGATTTGCTGCAAGCAGGATCTTACAAAGCCGCCATGGAAGGTTGTGAGTTGGTTTACCATACCGCTTCTCCATTTACCATGGACATCAAGGACCCACAAAAAGAATTAATAGATCCTGCCCTAAAAGGCACCGCGGACGTATTGAATACAGCAAAGGAGGTAGCTTCAGTGTTACGTGTAGTGGTTACCAGTAGTTGTGCTGCGATTTATACGGATGCTATCGACACTGTAAATGCACCAGAAGGTAGAATTACCGAAGAAGTATGGAATACCACAGCTTCCTTGGACTACCAACCTTATTCCTATTCAAAGACTTTAGCAGAAAAAAAGGCTTGGGAAATCGAAAAGTCCCAAAGCCAGTGGGATTTGGTGACCATCAATATGTCCTTGGTTTTAGGGCCAGCCCTGAATCCTGCTAACACCACTTCAGAAAGCATCAATATCCTCAAAATGTTAGGAGGCGGTGAACTCAAAATGGGTGCTCCTAAAATGGGGCTTGGAGTAGTTGATGTACGGGATGTGGCGGAAGCACATTTCAGGGCAGGCTATACTCCAGAAGCGAAAGGTCGATACATTACGTCTGCGCATGATACAGATCTCTTGGAAATGGGGGCAATTTTATTGCCAAAATATGGAGACAAATATCCATTACCCAAACGAGCAATGCCTAAATGGTTGTTGATGCTAATTGGGCCTATGGCCAATAAGTTGTTTACGCGCAAGTACATTAAAAACAACGTAAACGTACCCTTTCATGCAGACAATTCTAAAATAAAAAAAGACCTGGGTATTGAATTTATGCCCCTCAAGGATACAATGGAAGATTCGTTTCGAGTATTGATAGACGAAGGAATAATAAAAGGTAAATAA
- a CDS encoding receptor L domain-containing protein, whose amino-acid sequence MILKFRLVLLILFISLGAGLVSCEEAEKPTVIPDPITNPGEEEENPENHEKLPTVVIKIAKTSNTSSRQLRVTAYNKAIITIQTVDGDSTAYSSKKIQVQDMGDHYLTEKIILPEGSYQVVAFYVLDDNNNIVEATPKKNSSLSEDQNLSLPLAFELETIETDNKEEAEIQISMQVVAAEGHSPSDFGFQSFGLDIVTATSNKIYMAMVTDQRIMDFLPGSIEITADGEVITQELIAGINESVTLPLADSYALLFKSFNFDDFTDTLTLDQLKSYVEQPLVVEMVESEIKCLGGEHPGDLVLTTQTELNDWALRCHTGIQGDLFILGGDEQDPILDLSALELVTRVYNDLKIENTTNLKNLHGLENLTLVEGFVTIKGNSNLETLEGLSLSETSNLYLTISDNPNLLNLHGLEQIKTLGYVFINSNPKIINFKGMDQVHEISNLVVSSNDAQTSFEGLNNVRHIGSLEIKGIDIIDFNDFQSVETIASLTLYYMYELKDLTGFTGKVTSTIDFMSNRINTLEGLNVAEEMFSVNIKDCSLRNLKGLSNLKRIKKDLYIQDNMSLNSLEGLDNLTAVAGKMQIQSNTYLTNYCALSKLFNAETLPVTVISENGYTPTIAQLKDGECQGELEY is encoded by the coding sequence ATGATATTAAAATTCCGTTTAGTCTTACTTATTCTTTTTATTTCTCTTGGTGCAGGATTGGTTTCTTGTGAAGAGGCTGAAAAACCAACTGTAATCCCTGATCCGATTACAAACCCTGGAGAAGAAGAGGAAAACCCTGAAAATCATGAGAAATTACCCACAGTTGTAATTAAAATTGCCAAAACTTCAAACACATCTTCAAGGCAACTTAGGGTAACCGCTTATAATAAAGCAATTATTACTATTCAAACAGTAGATGGAGATTCTACCGCTTACAGTAGCAAGAAAATTCAGGTTCAGGACATGGGAGATCATTACCTGACAGAAAAAATCATTCTTCCGGAAGGATCTTATCAGGTAGTTGCATTTTATGTGCTGGATGATAACAATAACATTGTAGAGGCCACTCCTAAGAAAAACTCATCCCTAAGTGAGGACCAAAATTTGTCATTGCCTTTGGCTTTTGAATTAGAGACCATAGAAACAGACAATAAAGAGGAAGCAGAGATACAAATATCCATGCAAGTGGTAGCTGCAGAAGGACATAGCCCCTCCGACTTTGGTTTTCAGTCCTTTGGTTTGGATATTGTAACTGCTACTTCTAATAAAATCTACATGGCAATGGTTACTGACCAGCGAATAATGGACTTTCTGCCTGGATCAATTGAAATAACTGCAGACGGAGAAGTCATTACCCAAGAACTAATTGCCGGAATTAATGAATCTGTAACACTTCCCTTAGCTGATAGTTATGCTCTACTATTTAAAAGCTTCAATTTTGATGATTTCACGGATACGCTAACCTTAGATCAACTGAAGTCCTATGTTGAACAGCCTTTGGTAGTAGAAATGGTAGAGTCTGAAATTAAATGTTTAGGAGGGGAACATCCGGGAGATTTGGTATTGACAACACAAACTGAATTAAACGATTGGGCATTACGCTGTCATACCGGAATCCAAGGGGACCTTTTCATCCTAGGAGGTGATGAACAAGACCCTATCCTAGACCTGTCTGCTTTGGAATTAGTGACCCGTGTTTACAACGATTTAAAAATTGAAAACACAACAAATTTAAAAAACCTTCATGGTTTGGAAAACCTGACCCTCGTAGAGGGATTCGTAACGATTAAAGGCAATAGTAATTTGGAAACCCTTGAAGGTTTATCGCTGTCTGAAACTAGCAATTTATATTTAACCATAAGTGACAACCCTAACTTGTTAAATCTGCATGGATTGGAACAAATAAAAACGTTGGGCTATGTTTTCATTAATTCTAATCCTAAAATAATCAATTTCAAGGGGATGGATCAGGTTCATGAGATTTCTAACTTGGTAGTTTCTTCCAATGATGCACAAACTTCATTCGAGGGACTCAACAATGTTCGCCATATAGGTTCACTTGAAATTAAAGGCATAGACATTATTGACTTTAATGATTTTCAGAGCGTTGAAACAATAGCTTCACTAACTTTGTACTACATGTATGAACTCAAAGATTTAACTGGATTTACTGGAAAGGTGACTTCCACCATAGATTTTATGAGTAATCGCATCAATACATTGGAGGGCCTTAATGTTGCTGAGGAAATGTTTAGTGTAAATATTAAGGATTGCTCATTAAGGAACCTCAAAGGATTAAGCAATTTAAAAAGAATTAAAAAAGATCTTTATATTCAGGACAATATGAGCCTTAATTCTTTGGAAGGGCTTGATAACTTGACGGCTGTTGCTGGCAAAATGCAAATTCAATCAAATACCTACCTCACAAATTATTGTGCTTTATCAAAGCTATTCAATGCAGAAACATTGCCGGTAACAGTAATAAGTGAAAATGGGTATACGCCCACTATAGCTCAATTGAAAGATGGTGAATGTCAAGGTGAGTTAGAATATTAA
- a CDS encoding Re/Si-specific NAD(P)(+) transhydrogenase subunit alpha: MILGILKEPSPETRVSLHPEAVKVLTASGNKILIEKGAGESSFLSDDTFLEAGAEVKDRKDVLKEAEMIFQITPLDAADHSLLSKGKYLFGVYQPLFAKELMKTLADTGVSLFSMDSIPRITRAQSMDVLSSMSTVSGYKAVLLAAANLPRFFPMLMTAAGTIAPAKVLVIGAGVAGLQAIATAKRLGAVVEAFDTRPSVKEQVESLGGKFVEVPGAVEDKGAGGYAVEQSEEYKKKQSEMLEKSIIKSDVVITTALIPGRKAPILITKAMLEKMKSGAVVVDLAAANGGNCEGTQNNETVSIDGITVIGNSALPSTMPQDASKMYSKNVQNLLKLLLKEDKLNLNFEDEIIKGTCITHDGAIVYEPLLK, from the coding sequence ATGATTTTAGGAATTTTAAAAGAACCTTCTCCGGAAACCAGGGTTTCCTTACATCCGGAAGCTGTAAAGGTCCTAACTGCATCGGGAAATAAAATCCTGATCGAAAAAGGGGCTGGGGAATCCTCTTTCCTTTCTGATGACACATTTTTGGAAGCTGGTGCTGAAGTCAAAGACCGCAAGGATGTTTTGAAAGAGGCAGAAATGATTTTTCAGATCACTCCATTAGATGCTGCAGACCATTCCTTATTAAGTAAGGGCAAATATTTATTTGGTGTATACCAACCTTTATTTGCCAAAGAGCTCATGAAAACCCTTGCGGATACAGGAGTCTCTTTGTTTAGTATGGACTCCATCCCAAGAATTACACGTGCGCAAAGTATGGATGTATTGTCCTCCATGAGTACGGTTTCAGGTTATAAAGCCGTTTTATTGGCTGCTGCTAATTTGCCAAGATTTTTCCCAATGCTAATGACTGCTGCAGGTACAATTGCACCCGCTAAAGTTTTGGTAATAGGAGCTGGAGTAGCAGGATTACAGGCCATAGCTACTGCCAAAAGGCTTGGAGCTGTGGTAGAGGCATTTGACACAAGACCTTCCGTAAAAGAACAAGTTGAAAGTTTAGGAGGTAAATTTGTGGAAGTTCCTGGTGCTGTAGAAGACAAAGGAGCTGGAGGGTATGCTGTAGAACAATCTGAAGAATACAAGAAGAAGCAATCTGAAATGCTCGAAAAATCCATCATTAAATCAGACGTGGTAATTACTACGGCCTTGATACCTGGAAGAAAAGCACCTATCTTGATTACCAAAGCCATGCTGGAGAAAATGAAATCCGGAGCTGTTGTGGTTGATTTAGCTGCAGCTAATGGAGGGAATTGCGAAGGCACACAAAACAACGAAACGGTATCAATTGATGGGATAACCGTAATCGGTAACTCTGCCTTGCCATCCACCATGCCGCAGGATGCCAGTAAGATGTACAGTAAAAACGTACAAAATCTTCTTAAACTCTTGTTAAAAGAAGACAAACTAAACCTCAATTTTGAGGATGAGATTATTAAAGGAACCTGCATCACTCATGATGGGGCAATAGTTTATGAACCGTTATTAAAGTAA